The following coding sequences are from one Megamonas funiformis window:
- the hslO gene encoding Hsp33 family molecular chaperone HslO, whose amino-acid sequence MKDHLVKAVADGVRVHAAITTNLVNEAVSRHECYPVAAAALGRTMTGALLMAANLKNKECITIKFNGNGPLGSVVADANPEGFVRGYIANPHVNLPLNEKGKLDVGGGVGQGILSVTRFTGLKDPITGSCEIVSGEIAEDLTNYLYTSEQTPSSVGLGVLVNPDLKVAAAGGFILQLLPDATEETLTKLENNLAKIRPVSTMVKDGLDARGIIAELLQGFDKVDYLTTTDLAFKCQCSKERIEDVLISLNEHDLKSLVDDGHAEVCCHFCGEKYQFNKDELTAIYNVSQKLKDNKANN is encoded by the coding sequence ATGAAAGATCATTTAGTAAAAGCTGTCGCTGATGGTGTTCGTGTTCATGCTGCTATTACAACTAACCTTGTAAATGAAGCTGTATCTCGTCATGAATGTTATCCTGTAGCTGCTGCTGCTCTTGGTCGTACTATGACAGGTGCTTTACTAATGGCAGCAAACCTTAAAAATAAAGAATGTATCACTATAAAATTTAATGGCAACGGTCCATTAGGCTCTGTTGTTGCTGATGCTAATCCTGAAGGATTTGTACGTGGTTATATCGCCAATCCTCATGTTAATTTACCACTCAATGAAAAAGGTAAATTAGATGTAGGCGGTGGTGTCGGTCAAGGTATTTTATCCGTAACTCGTTTCACTGGTCTTAAAGACCCTATTACTGGTAGTTGTGAAATCGTTTCTGGGGAAATTGCTGAAGACCTCACAAATTATCTTTATACTTCTGAACAAACTCCTTCTAGTGTAGGCTTAGGTGTTCTTGTAAATCCTGATTTAAAAGTAGCTGCAGCTGGTGGTTTTATCCTTCAATTATTACCAGATGCTACAGAAGAAACACTTACAAAATTAGAAAATAACCTCGCTAAAATTCGCCCAGTTTCTACCATGGTAAAAGATGGTTTAGATGCTCGTGGTATCATTGCTGAACTATTGCAAGGTTTTGATAAAGTTGATTATTTAACTACTACAGATTTAGCATTTAAATGTCAATGCTCCAAAGAACGCATTGAAGATGTACTCATCAGCTTAAATGAACATGATTTAAAATCTCTAGTTGATGATGGTCATGCTGAAGTTTGCTGTCATTTCTGTGGTGAAAAATATCAATTCAATAAAGATGAACTCACTGCTATTTACAATGTATCTCAAAAATTAAAAGACAATAAAGCTAATAATTAA
- a CDS encoding MDR family MFS transporter: MDKTKQKIAFSFLIAIFLAAFEGVVVSTAAPVIVKSLHNFKMISWIFSIFLLTSAISTPIYGKLADLYGRKRIFMIGISIFLFGSLLAGLSQTMHQLIIFRGIQGIGAGAIFTIGFTMIGDIFTLEERSIIQGAISTIWGIAGLVGPLLGGFLIDYLSWQWIFFINIPFGLLSVYILAKFVHEQKPATNPKIDYLGAILLSIAIGSLLYGVMSLDENFYLGVILLVITLISSILFYIQEARTSEPIVPLFILNKSSIIVNIITFISSFILIACSVYLPLHIQSIMGYSATIAGISLIGTSIAWFMSSISIAKLMKKYPTNIIVMFSSLILIFSSWLLTQLTIDTPLWHLSIYVFFFGFGFSGTLNTLTFIVQDSVKYNLRGAAVGLNMLTRTLAQTIGVTVLGAVLNVSTADFIQAHNLINITMQDFYDNTAPQYHELLRQALFYSLNNIYYILVGSSILCLILSYFVPKHQSQK, encoded by the coding sequence ATGGACAAAACTAAACAAAAAATTGCATTTTCCTTTCTCATTGCAATATTTCTAGCTGCATTTGAAGGTGTTGTTGTCTCTACTGCTGCACCTGTGATTGTGAAAAGTTTGCATAATTTCAAAATGATTAGCTGGATTTTTTCTATTTTTCTTTTGACCTCAGCAATTTCTACTCCTATTTACGGTAAATTGGCTGACCTTTATGGGCGAAAACGAATTTTTATGATTGGCATTTCCATTTTTCTTTTCGGTAGCTTATTAGCTGGATTATCTCAGACCATGCACCAATTAATTATCTTCCGTGGCATTCAAGGCATTGGTGCTGGTGCTATTTTTACTATTGGTTTTACGATGATTGGTGATATTTTTACCCTAGAAGAACGCTCTATTATTCAAGGAGCTATCAGTACTATTTGGGGAATAGCTGGTCTTGTAGGTCCATTACTTGGTGGATTTCTCATAGATTATCTTTCATGGCAATGGATATTTTTTATAAACATTCCCTTTGGTCTTTTATCAGTCTATATACTTGCTAAATTTGTACATGAACAAAAGCCCGCTACTAATCCTAAAATAGACTACCTTGGAGCTATTTTGCTTTCCATTGCTATTGGCAGTCTTTTATATGGTGTAATGAGTTTAGATGAAAATTTTTATTTAGGTGTAATTTTATTAGTTATCACTTTGATTTCTTCTATCCTCTTTTATATCCAAGAAGCCAGAACTTCTGAGCCTATTGTTCCTTTATTTATCCTCAATAAATCTTCTATCATTGTAAATATCATAACTTTTATCAGCTCTTTCATATTGATTGCTTGTTCTGTTTATTTACCATTACATATTCAATCAATTATGGGTTACAGTGCTACTATCGCTGGTATTTCTTTGATAGGAACTTCTATTGCTTGGTTTATGAGTTCGATTTCCATTGCTAAATTAATGAAAAAATATCCTACAAATATAATTGTTATGTTTTCTTCATTAATTTTAATTTTCAGTTCTTGGTTATTAACACAATTAACTATAGATACACCTCTTTGGCACTTATCTATTTATGTATTTTTCTTTGGCTTTGGTTTTTCTGGCACTTTAAATACACTCACTTTCATAGTCCAAGATTCTGTAAAATATAATCTACGTGGTGCCGCTGTTGGTCTAAATATGCTCACTCGTACACTTGCTCAAACAATTGGTGTTACCGTTCTCGGTGCTGTATTAAATGTTTCTACAGCAGATTTTATCCAAGCTCATAATTTAATAAATATCACTATGCAAGATTTTTATGATAATACTGCTCCTCAATATCATGAACTTTTACGCCAGGCTTTATTTTATAGTCTAAATAATATTTACTATATTTTAGTTGGCAGTAGTATACTTTGTTTAATCTTGTCTTATTTTGTACCTAAACATCAATCACAAAAATAA
- the gatC gene encoding Asp-tRNA(Asn)/Glu-tRNA(Gln) amidotransferase subunit GatC produces MKVTREDVENVALLSRLSIKDEDMDKNISELNDFLEYVDRLQQVDTENVAPTAHVLPVQNVFRKDVVKPSLDRELALSNAPQQEDGYFRVPKILEE; encoded by the coding sequence ATGAAAGTTACTAGAGAAGATGTAGAAAATGTAGCTCTTCTGTCTCGTCTTAGCATTAAAGATGAAGATATGGATAAAAATATAAGCGAGCTTAATGATTTTCTTGAATATGTAGATAGATTACAACAAGTAGATACTGAAAATGTAGCTCCTACTGCACACGTATTGCCTGTACAAAATGTATTTCGTAAAGATGTAGTAAAACCTTCCCTTGATCGTGAATTGGCATTATCTAATGCTCCACAACAAGAAGATGGTTATTTCCGTGTACCTAAAATTTTAGAAGAATAA
- the gatA gene encoding Asp-tRNA(Asn)/Glu-tRNA(Gln) amidotransferase subunit GatA, with protein MNLFEKTAHELHDMLVNKEISAVEITKDVLSRMEVTDDKVKAYITKTADYALQQAENVDADIAGGAKISVLAGIPAAIKDNICTKGLKTTCASYMLENFVPPYNATVMDKVLAQKPALLGKLNMDEFAMGGSTENSAFFATHNPWNLDCVPGGSSGGSAAAVSAGSAIWALGSDTGGSIRQPASFCGVVGLKPTYGRVSRYGLVAFASSLDQIGPLTRDVTDCAHVMNVIAGHDEKDSTSINSDVPDYTKSLVNDIKGLKIGLPKEYFIDGMDEDVKKAMNTAIEDLKKLGAEIVDISLPHTDYAISTYYLIAPAEASTNLSRYDGVSYGSRVDGEDIVSMMTNTRTAKFGPEVKRRIMIGNYALSAGYYDAYYLKALKVRTLVKQDFDNAFKNVDVILAPVAPTPAYKLGSMANDPLKMYLMDIFTVPLNLAGLPGISIPCGRSKDNMPIGMQFIGRPLDEETIIRAAYTYEVNHDYANKIGQGVE; from the coding sequence GTGAATTTATTTGAAAAAACAGCACATGAATTACATGATATGCTTGTAAATAAAGAAATTTCTGCTGTAGAAATTACAAAAGATGTACTTTCTCGTATGGAAGTTACTGATGATAAAGTAAAAGCATATATCACAAAAACAGCTGATTATGCTTTACAACAAGCAGAAAATGTTGATGCTGATATCGCTGGCGGAGCAAAAATCTCTGTTTTAGCAGGTATACCAGCAGCTATAAAAGACAATATTTGTACAAAAGGTTTAAAAACAACTTGTGCATCTTATATGCTCGAAAATTTCGTACCACCATATAATGCTACAGTAATGGATAAAGTTTTAGCTCAAAAACCTGCATTACTTGGTAAATTGAATATGGACGAGTTCGCTATGGGTGGTTCCACAGAAAACTCTGCATTTTTTGCTACACATAATCCATGGAATTTAGACTGTGTACCAGGTGGTAGCTCTGGTGGTAGTGCTGCAGCAGTTAGTGCTGGTAGTGCTATTTGGGCATTAGGTTCTGATACTGGTGGATCTATTCGTCAGCCAGCATCTTTTTGCGGTGTTGTTGGTTTAAAACCTACTTATGGTCGTGTATCTCGTTATGGTTTAGTAGCATTCGCTTCTTCACTTGACCAGATTGGCCCATTGACTCGCGATGTAACAGACTGTGCTCATGTAATGAATGTGATTGCAGGTCATGATGAAAAAGATTCTACATCTATCAATAGTGATGTTCCTGATTATACAAAATCCTTAGTAAATGATATAAAAGGATTAAAAATCGGTTTACCAAAAGAATATTTTATCGATGGTATGGACGAAGATGTAAAAAAAGCTATGAATACAGCTATCGAAGATTTGAAAAAACTCGGTGCTGAAATCGTAGATATTTCTTTACCACATACAGATTATGCTATTTCCACATATTATTTAATAGCTCCAGCAGAAGCTTCTACAAACTTATCTCGTTATGATGGTGTAAGCTATGGCTCTCGTGTAGATGGTGAAGACATTGTTTCTATGATGACAAATACAAGAACTGCAAAATTCGGTCCAGAAGTAAAACGTCGTATTATGATTGGTAACTATGCTTTAAGTGCTGGTTATTATGACGCTTATTATTTAAAAGCATTAAAAGTTAGAACACTTGTAAAACAAGACTTTGATAATGCTTTTAAAAATGTAGATGTTATTTTGGCTCCAGTAGCACCAACACCTGCATATAAATTAGGTTCAATGGCAAATGATCCATTAAAAATGTATTTGATGGATATTTTCACTGTTCCACTTAACTTAGCAGGTCTTCCTGGTATTTCTATTCCTTGTGGCAGAAGCAAAGATAATATGCCTATCGGTATGCAGTTTATTGGTCGCCCACTTGATGAAGAAACTATTATTCGTGCAGCATATACTTATGAAGTAAATCATGATTATGCTAATAAAATTGGTCAGGGGGTAGAATAA
- the gatB gene encoding Asp-tRNA(Asn)/Glu-tRNA(Gln) amidotransferase subunit GatB: protein MKYEAVIGLEIHSELKTNTKIFCSCATSFGADQNTHVCPVCLGLPGVLPVVNKRVVEFAIKAGLALNCTINKFSKFDRKNYYYPDLPKNFQTSQFDLPIAEHGYVDIEVEGKTKRIRITRIHMEEDAGKLVHSGTTIKDSSSSNVDYNRTGVPLIEIVSEPDMHSPAEARAYMEKIKSILQYIDVSNCKMEEGNLRADVNVSLRPEGSEKLGTKVEMKNLNSFKVIEDALEYEIERQNEVLEDGGILVQETRTWDDGRGITLSMRSKEKAQDYRYMPEPDLVPIVTTDEQIEAYKKELPELPDARKARLVNEYGLPTYDAEIITSTRAMAEYFDAVVDAGADAKLASNWIMGELSKHLNANEMTIENSPVSAQNLASLIGLIGKGTISSKIAKTVFEEMWTSGDTPEKIVKDKGLVQITDTKAIEEIVDKAIADNPKAVADYPKSMGFLIGQVMKASKGKANPGLVNKMIKEKLG from the coding sequence ATGAAATACGAAGCAGTCATTGGTTTGGAAATTCATAGCGAATTAAAAACTAATACAAAAATTTTCTGTAGCTGTGCTACTTCCTTTGGTGCAGACCAAAATACACATGTTTGCCCTGTTTGTCTTGGTCTTCCAGGTGTATTACCTGTTGTCAATAAACGTGTAGTAGAATTTGCTATCAAAGCAGGTCTTGCACTCAATTGTACAATTAATAAATTCAGTAAATTTGATAGAAAAAATTATTACTATCCAGATTTACCAAAAAATTTCCAGACTTCTCAGTTTGATTTACCAATCGCTGAACATGGTTATGTGGATATCGAAGTAGAAGGCAAAACAAAACGTATTCGCATCACTCGTATTCATATGGAAGAAGATGCTGGTAAACTCGTTCACTCTGGTACTACAATCAAAGATTCTAGTAGCTCTAATGTTGACTATAATCGTACTGGTGTACCACTTATTGAAATCGTATCTGAACCAGATATGCATTCTCCAGCAGAAGCTCGTGCATATATGGAAAAAATAAAATCTATTTTACAATACATTGATGTATCCAATTGTAAAATGGAAGAAGGCAATTTACGTGCCGATGTAAACGTATCTCTTCGTCCAGAAGGTAGCGAAAAACTTGGTACAAAAGTTGAAATGAAAAACTTGAATTCCTTCAAAGTAATCGAAGACGCTTTAGAATATGAAATTGAACGTCAAAATGAAGTGTTAGAAGATGGCGGTATCTTGGTACAGGAAACTCGTACTTGGGACGATGGTCGTGGAATTACACTTTCTATGCGTAGCAAAGAAAAAGCTCAAGATTATCGTTATATGCCAGAACCTGATCTTGTGCCAATTGTTACAACTGATGAACAGATTGAAGCATATAAAAAAGAACTTCCTGAATTACCAGATGCAAGAAAAGCTCGTTTAGTAAATGAATATGGTCTTCCTACTTATGATGCAGAAATCATCACTTCTACTCGTGCTATGGCTGAATACTTTGATGCTGTTGTAGATGCTGGTGCTGATGCAAAACTTGCTTCTAACTGGATTATGGGTGAATTGTCTAAGCATTTAAATGCTAATGAAATGACTATTGAAAATTCTCCAGTATCTGCTCAAAATTTAGCAAGCTTAATTGGCTTAATTGGTAAAGGTACAATTTCTTCTAAAATAGCAAAAACTGTATTTGAAGAAATGTGGACAAGTGGAGATACTCCAGAAAAAATCGTAAAAGATAAAGGTTTAGTACAGATTACTGATACAAAAGCAATAGAAGAAATTGTAGATAAAGCAATTGCAGATAATCCAAAAGCTGTTGCAGATTATCCAAAATCTATGGGCTTTTTAATCGGTCAAGTAATGAAAGCAAGTAAAGGTAAAGCAAATCCTGGTCTTGTAAATAAAATGATAAAAGAAAAATTAGGCTGA
- the dprA gene encoding DNA-processing protein DprA: MKNIYWAAINSVPGIGSKTLRQLYGYFHDGEKIWTATRKMLEQSNCLGSKTLSELIEFRQKISIDKLTEQLKHYKIEVCIEIDEEYPKLLKEIYDPPFILYYQGQLPRDEICIGIVGSRTPTTYGKQIAENMAEELAKFNFIIVSGAAKGIDTKAHTGALKKGKTIAVLGCGLDIIYPKENKQLLEAIAQNGAVISEYPLNTLPKPGNFPARNRIITGLSKGILVVEAAKKSGSLITAEFALSEGRDVFAIPGNIYSQKSEGCHSLIKQGAKLVTRANDIVEEYNFVTNQQSISKETQIELGFSMTAEEQLIYDNLSFTEPKCIDEIIYKLRINVSNISFILLQMKLKGLVKETSPNFYIRAIRECFE, encoded by the coding sequence ATGAAAAATATATATTGGGCTGCCATAAATTCTGTGCCAGGCATAGGTAGTAAAACGCTTCGTCAACTTTATGGATATTTTCATGACGGCGAAAAAATATGGACAGCGACAAGAAAAATGTTAGAACAAAGTAATTGTTTAGGCAGTAAAACATTGTCTGAATTAATAGAATTTAGACAGAAAATATCTATAGATAAATTAACAGAGCAATTAAAACATTATAAAATTGAAGTCTGCATAGAAATAGATGAAGAATATCCAAAGTTATTGAAAGAAATCTATGATCCTCCATTTATTTTATATTATCAAGGTCAATTGCCTAGAGATGAAATTTGTATAGGTATAGTAGGTTCAAGAACTCCAACGACTTATGGAAAACAGATAGCAGAAAATATGGCTGAGGAATTAGCTAAATTTAATTTTATAATAGTTAGTGGTGCTGCTAAAGGTATAGACACTAAAGCTCATACAGGAGCTTTGAAAAAAGGTAAGACTATTGCTGTTTTAGGTTGTGGATTAGATATTATATATCCAAAAGAAAATAAGCAACTTTTAGAAGCTATAGCTCAAAATGGTGCTGTAATATCAGAATATCCACTAAATACATTGCCAAAACCAGGGAATTTTCCAGCTAGAAATAGAATTATCACAGGATTATCCAAAGGAATATTAGTAGTTGAAGCTGCGAAAAAGAGTGGTTCATTGATAACAGCAGAATTTGCTTTAAGTGAAGGGCGAGATGTATTTGCCATACCAGGAAATATTTATTCGCAAAAAAGCGAAGGCTGCCATAGTTTAATAAAACAAGGTGCTAAATTAGTTACAAGGGCAAATGATATTGTAGAAGAATATAATTTTGTAACTAATCAGCAAAGTATATCCAAAGAAACACAAATAGAATTAGGTTTTTCCATGACAGCGGAAGAACAACTTATATATGATAATTTATCTTTTACAGAGCCTAAATGTATTGATGAAATCATATATAAATTGAGAATAAATGTTTCGAATATATCGTTTATTTTATTACAAATGAAATTGAAGGGACTAGTTAAAGAGACAAGTCCAAATTTTTATATAAGAGCAATCAGGGAGTGCTTTGAATGA
- the topA gene encoding type I DNA topoisomerase has product MKKKTLVVVESPTKAKTIEKYLGNKKYTVMASMGHLRDLPKSQFGIDVENDFAPKYINIRGKGDLIKSLKKEAKKSEKVYLASDPDREGEAIAWHLSHILGIDEHEKCRIVFNEITKPAIQEAVKNPKEINIDRVDAQQARRMLDRIVGYKLSPLLWKKIRKGLSAGRVQSVTVKLICDREKEIQKFESEEYWTVDFKFKKKPRSSMFGAELVAIDDKKLMVSAKKEDVKIASKAQADELCSDIEKVTFKVTEIKKRQRHRKAPAPFTTSSLQQDAARKLGFTSRKTMMIAQQLYEGISLGKKGPTGLITYMRTDSTRISEIALNEARNYIEENFGKEYLPEKPYIYAAGKSSQDAHEAVRPTNIALSPATVEEYLSKEQLKLYKLIWQRFLGCQMLPASYDVMSVTIKGDKYLAKATGSQLKFAGFTAVYNDSDNKKEKDVILPDLQEGDELSIQKLEAMQHFTEPPARYNDASLVKTLEERGIGRPSTYAPIIETILARGYVVRSDKKFEPTDLGFVVVDLLEKYFKDIVDEKFTADLENKLDEIAVGKIQKNTLLEEFYGPFEKTLEHAEEEIGEVEVPDEVSDVQCELCGRMMVIKQGRYGKFLACPGFPECRNTKPILKDTGVKCPKCGGKIIERRTRRGVVFYGCENYPQCDYVSWDMPLTSNCKTCGSFLFRHRFKNGRTILYCSNDDCATRKEDTPINKEINKLKEKIQQQTAKKLAELAQKEAQAQEENENKEHKEENKA; this is encoded by the coding sequence ATGAAGAAAAAAACGCTTGTAGTAGTAGAATCGCCAACTAAAGCAAAGACTATTGAAAAATATTTAGGCAATAAAAAATATACAGTAATGGCTTCTATGGGACATCTTCGCGATTTACCTAAAAGTCAGTTTGGTATAGATGTAGAAAATGATTTTGCACCTAAATATATCAATATTCGTGGCAAGGGAGATTTAATTAAATCTTTAAAGAAAGAAGCTAAAAAATCTGAAAAAGTTTATTTAGCCTCTGACCCTGACCGTGAAGGCGAAGCTATTGCTTGGCATCTATCTCATATCTTAGGGATTGATGAACATGAAAAATGTAGAATTGTATTCAATGAAATAACAAAACCTGCTATTCAAGAAGCAGTAAAAAATCCTAAAGAAATAAATATTGATAGAGTAGATGCTCAACAAGCACGTCGTATGCTTGACCGTATTGTAGGATATAAATTAAGTCCACTTCTTTGGAAGAAAATTCGCAAAGGTTTGAGTGCAGGGCGTGTACAATCGGTAACAGTGAAATTAATTTGTGACCGTGAAAAAGAAATTCAAAAATTTGAATCAGAAGAATATTGGACAGTTGATTTTAAATTTAAGAAAAAACCTCGTTCTAGTATGTTTGGAGCAGAGCTAGTAGCTATTGATGATAAAAAATTGATGGTTTCAGCGAAAAAAGAAGATGTAAAAATTGCCTCTAAAGCTCAAGCTGATGAATTATGCAGTGATATTGAAAAAGTTACTTTTAAAGTAACAGAAATAAAGAAACGTCAACGTCATCGCAAAGCTCCAGCACCATTTACGACAAGTAGTTTACAACAAGATGCTGCTAGAAAATTAGGTTTTACTTCACGTAAAACAATGATGATAGCTCAACAGCTTTATGAAGGTATTAGCTTAGGTAAAAAAGGGCCAACTGGTCTGATAACATATATGCGTACAGACTCTACACGTATTTCAGAAATAGCTTTAAATGAAGCTAGAAATTATATTGAAGAGAATTTTGGTAAAGAATATTTGCCAGAAAAACCATATATTTATGCAGCTGGAAAATCTTCTCAAGATGCTCATGAAGCAGTGCGTCCAACAAATATCGCTTTAAGTCCTGCCACTGTTGAAGAATATTTGAGCAAAGAACAGTTAAAACTCTATAAATTAATTTGGCAACGCTTCTTAGGTTGTCAGATGTTACCTGCTAGTTATGATGTTATGAGTGTAACTATTAAAGGCGATAAGTATTTAGCTAAAGCTACTGGTTCGCAATTAAAATTTGCAGGCTTTACTGCTGTATATAATGATAGCGATAATAAAAAAGAAAAAGATGTCATCTTGCCAGATTTGCAAGAAGGCGATGAATTATCTATTCAAAAATTAGAAGCAATGCAACATTTTACAGAACCACCAGCTAGATATAATGATGCTTCTTTAGTTAAAACTTTAGAAGAAAGAGGTATTGGTCGTCCAAGCACGTATGCACCAATTATTGAAACTATTTTAGCTAGAGGTTATGTAGTTCGCAGTGATAAAAAATTTGAACCAACTGATTTAGGTTTTGTAGTAGTAGATTTATTGGAAAAATATTTTAAAGATATTGTTGATGAGAAATTTACTGCTGATTTAGAAAATAAATTAGATGAAATAGCAGTAGGTAAAATTCAAAAAAATACTTTGCTTGAAGAATTCTATGGGCCATTTGAAAAAACTTTAGAACATGCAGAAGAAGAAATTGGTGAAGTAGAAGTGCCAGATGAAGTTTCTGATGTACAATGCGAATTATGTGGTCGTATGATGGTCATAAAACAAGGTCGCTATGGTAAATTCTTAGCATGTCCAGGTTTTCCAGAATGTAGAAATACAAAACCTATTTTGAAGGATACAGGTGTTAAATGCCCTAAATGTGGTGGCAAAATCATTGAACGCCGTACACGTCGTGGCGTAGTATTTTATGGTTGTGAAAATTATCCACAGTGCGATTATGTATCATGGGATATGCCACTTACAAGTAATTGCAAGACTTGTGGTTCATTCTTATTTAGACATCGTTTCAAAAATGGAAGAACTATTTTATATTGCAGTAATGATGATTGTGCTACAAGAAAAGAAGATACTCCTATAAATAAGGAAATTAATAAATTAAAAGAAAAAATTCAACAGCAGACTGCTAAGAAATTAGCGGAATTGGCACAAAAAGAAGCACAAGCACAAGAAGAAAATGAAAATAAAGAGCATAAAGAAGAAAACAAAGCATAG
- the trmFO gene encoding FADH(2)-oxidizing methylenetetrahydrofolate--tRNA-(uracil(54)-C(5))-methyltransferase TrmFO: MKKVIIVGAGMAGSEAAWQVAQRGIKVDLYEMRPEKSTPAHKTEKFAELVCSNSLRGAGLENAVGLLKEEMRQLNSIIMESADINRVPAGGALAVDREGFSQYITDKVKNHPNVTVINKEIETIPQEDDAITIIASGPLTSEVLAKSIGELTGQDYFYFYDAAAPLISKESIDMSKAYRASRYGKGTADYINCPMDKEEYEKFWQELTTAELAPIKEFEKAKFFEGCMPVEEMARRGIDTLLYGPLKPVGLEDPKTGKRPYAVVQLRQDNAADSLYNIVGFQTHLKWPEQKRVFGLIPGLENAEFVRYGVMHRNTFINSPELLRPTLQYKDRDDLLFAGQMTGVEGYIESAASGLVAGVNAAYLAKGENPVIFPEQTAHGSMCKYITSAVAKHFQPMNANFGLMPPLEERIRDKKLKKQKIAERALEFLAKFKIDVLKLSK, from the coding sequence GTGAAAAAAGTTATTATCGTAGGAGCTGGTATGGCTGGTAGTGAAGCTGCATGGCAAGTGGCTCAAAGAGGTATAAAAGTAGATTTATATGAAATGCGACCAGAAAAATCTACTCCTGCACATAAGACAGAAAAATTCGCTGAATTAGTATGTAGCAATTCTTTGCGTGGTGCAGGACTTGAAAATGCTGTAGGCTTATTAAAAGAAGAAATGCGACAGCTAAATTCTATCATCATGGAGTCGGCCGATATAAATCGTGTACCAGCTGGTGGAGCTTTAGCTGTAGATAGAGAAGGATTTAGTCAATATATTACAGATAAAGTAAAAAATCATCCTAATGTTACTGTGATAAATAAAGAGATAGAAACAATACCTCAAGAAGATGATGCTATTACAATTATTGCCAGTGGGCCATTGACTTCAGAAGTATTAGCAAAATCCATTGGTGAATTGACAGGTCAGGATTATTTTTACTTTTATGATGCTGCGGCACCATTAATCAGCAAAGAATCTATTGATATGAGTAAAGCATATCGTGCTTCTCGCTATGGTAAAGGAACAGCTGATTATATTAATTGTCCTATGGATAAAGAAGAATATGAAAAATTTTGGCAAGAGTTGACAACAGCAGAACTTGCACCAATCAAGGAATTTGAAAAAGCTAAGTTTTTTGAAGGTTGTATGCCTGTTGAAGAAATGGCTCGTCGTGGCATAGATACTTTACTATATGGACCATTAAAACCTGTAGGTTTAGAAGATCCTAAAACAGGAAAAAGACCTTATGCTGTAGTGCAACTTCGTCAAGATAATGCAGCAGATAGCCTATATAATATAGTAGGTTTTCAAACTCATTTGAAATGGCCAGAACAAAAACGCGTATTTGGTCTAATACCAGGACTTGAAAATGCTGAATTTGTACGTTATGGCGTGATGCATAGAAACACATTTATTAATTCTCCTGAATTATTGCGACCAACTTTGCAATACAAAGATAGAGATGATTTATTATTTGCAGGTCAGATGACAGGCGTTGAAGGATATATAGAATCTGCAGCTTCTGGTCTTGTGGCAGGTGTTAATGCAGCATATTTAGCTAAAGGAGAAAATCCAGTGATTTTCCCAGAACAAACAGCTCATGGTTCTATGTGCAAATATATTACTTCTGCTGTAGCAAAACATTTTCAGCCTATGAATGCTAATTTTGGTTTGATGCCACCTTTAGAAGAACGCATTCGTGATAAAAAGTTGAAAAAACAAAAAATTGCAGAACGTGCCTTAGAATTTTTAGCAAAATTTAAAATAGATGTATTGAAATTATCTAAGTAA
- the hslV gene encoding ATP-dependent protease subunit HslV: MENFKATTIIAVKKDGKTAIAGDGQVTFGQAAIMKANARKVRRLYNGKVLAGFAGSVADAFTLFEKFESKLIEYHGNLTRAAVELAKDWRTDRVLRKLEALLLVADENTMLLLSGNGEVIEPDGNVAAIGSGGFYALSAGRALAKHSNLTAAEIAKEALTIAADICVYTNHNIIVEELDK; encoded by the coding sequence ATGGAAAATTTTAAAGCAACCACTATCATAGCAGTAAAAAAAGATGGAAAAACTGCTATAGCTGGTGATGGACAAGTTACTTTTGGACAAGCTGCTATTATGAAAGCAAATGCCCGTAAAGTACGTCGTTTATATAATGGTAAAGTTTTAGCTGGCTTTGCAGGTTCTGTTGCCGATGCTTTTACTTTATTTGAAAAATTTGAATCTAAATTAATTGAATATCATGGTAATTTAACTCGCGCAGCGGTAGAACTTGCTAAAGATTGGCGTACAGATAGAGTTCTTCGCAAATTAGAAGCATTATTACTTGTTGCTGATGAAAATACAATGTTACTACTTTCTGGTAATGGTGAAGTAATTGAACCAGATGGTAATGTTGCAGCTATTGGTTCTGGCGGATTTTATGCACTTTCAGCAGGTCGTGCATTAGCTAAACATTCTAATTTGACTGCAGCTGAAATTGCTAAAGAAGCACTTACTATTGCTGCTGATATTTGTGTATATACAAATCACAATATTATAGTGGAAGAATTAGATAAATAA